In Mercenaria mercenaria strain notata chromosome 13, MADL_Memer_1, whole genome shotgun sequence, a single window of DNA contains:
- the LOC123530562 gene encoding uncharacterized protein LOC123530562 has translation MGELQAVAIRKVIPPDGNLLVWGLGNDSPFWHDSTQGKVIFIEPAGFWFKKITDKYPYLEAYPVNYTTETEKSYDKYIDNRDIWSDLDIRSQLPPVAKQTQWNVIIVDAPPGYKGGPGRYQSIYTSLLLARNGTHIFVDDYDRKVEKQFSLKMLGTPIEVVKRPPKSIVFASEQAHFIHISA, from the coding sequence ATGGGAGAACTTCAAGCTGTCGCTATAAGAAAGGTTATACCACCAGACGGTAATTTGCTTGTCTGGGGATTAGGAAATGATAGCCCATTTTGGCACGACAGTACCCAAGGTAAAGTCATCTTTATTGAACCTGCAGGCTTTTGGTTTAAGAAAATTACGGATAAATACCCTTATCTGGAAGCGTACCCAGTAAATTATACAACTGAAACAGAGAAATCTTATGATAAATATATCGACAACCGAGACATTTGGTCAGATCTCGATATTCGATCACAGTTACCTCCCGTTGCAAAACAAACGCAATGGAATGTGATAATTGTTGACGCACCGCCAGGATACAAAGGTGGGCCCGGTAGATACCAGTCTATCTACACGTCATTATTACTGGCACGGAATGGTACTCACATTTTTGTTGACGACTACGACAGAAAGGTTGAAAaacagttttcactgaaaatgcTTGGCACTCCAATCGAAGTCGTTAAACGGCCACCCAAGAGCATAGTTTTTGCAAGTGAACAGGCTCATTTTATACATATCAGTGCCTAA